One part of the Methermicoccus shengliensis DSM 18856 genome encodes these proteins:
- the ribH gene encoding 6,7-dimethyl-8-ribityllumazine synthase, which translates to MEIRLGLVVSEFNRDITYQMEQLAMEHAEFLGARVVRVMYVPGVFDMPLAVKHMASDPEVDAVVTIGCVIEGATKHDEVVVAQASRKIADLALEYDKPITLGISGPGMTRLEAHERVGYAKRAVEAAVKMVRRLKGEH; encoded by the coding sequence ATGGAGATAAGACTGGGGCTTGTGGTCTCGGAGTTCAACCGGGACATCACATATCAGATGGAACAGCTCGCAATGGAGCATGCCGAGTTTCTCGGCGCACGCGTGGTGAGGGTGATGTATGTGCCGGGCGTGTTCGACATGCCGCTTGCGGTGAAGCACATGGCATCTGACCCTGAGGTGGATGCGGTGGTCACCATAGGGTGCGTGATAGAGGGCGCCACCAAGCATGACGAGGTGGTGGTTGCACAAGCATCGAGAAAGATTGCAGACCTCGCTCTCGAGTACGACAAGCCCATAACTCTCGGGATATCCGGGCCTGGGATGACGAGGCTCGAGGCTCATGAGCGGGTGGGCTATGCCAAGCGGGCGGTGGAGGCAGCGGTCAAGATGGTACGAAGGCTAAAGGGTGAGCACTGA
- a CDS encoding pyridoxal phosphate-dependent aminotransferase encodes MSAPRVSARVSGIEESATIRIANLARKLRAEGKDVISLSLGEPDFDTPAHIKRAAWESLQQGETHYTQSAGIPELRNAIAKKLREENGLDVVPEQVIVTPGAKYAIFEVACTLLEEGDEVVLIGPAWVSYEACIRFSGARTTWVNTSLENGFVPEPEQIAEQVGSSTRLLILNSPCNPTGAVYPKDVLRAVADLACDHDFFVLSDEIYEKIIYGGEHVSIGAFEGMQERTITVNGFSKAYAMTGWRLGYAAAPEWIIRGMLKIQSHSVSHPTSFVQRAGVAALSGDQSEVEHMRAQFERRRDVLIEGLWRLGMECPKPEGAFYVFAHVGRWGTGDEVAERLLNEALVALTPGTAFGSAYRDYVRISYAASIEQLQEALKRMEAVL; translated from the coding sequence ATGTCTGCTCCGAGAGTGTCTGCGAGAGTGAGCGGCATCGAGGAGTCCGCGACCATACGCATAGCCAACCTCGCCCGCAAGCTCAGGGCAGAGGGAAAGGACGTCATCAGTCTGAGCCTTGGAGAGCCGGACTTCGACACCCCTGCTCACATCAAGCGAGCGGCATGGGAATCGCTTCAGCAGGGTGAGACGCACTATACTCAGAGTGCGGGCATCCCCGAGCTTCGGAATGCCATCGCCAAGAAGCTCAGGGAGGAAAATGGGCTCGATGTCGTCCCTGAGCAGGTGATAGTGACGCCGGGAGCCAAGTACGCGATATTCGAGGTCGCGTGCACCCTTCTGGAGGAGGGGGATGAGGTGGTGCTGATTGGCCCTGCGTGGGTGTCCTATGAGGCGTGCATCAGGTTCTCTGGGGCACGCACCACGTGGGTGAACACCTCCCTCGAAAACGGATTTGTGCCAGAGCCCGAGCAGATAGCAGAGCAGGTGGGAAGCAGCACGAGGCTGCTGATACTCAACAGCCCATGCAACCCCACGGGTGCGGTGTATCCAAAGGATGTTCTCAGGGCGGTGGCGGATTTAGCGTGCGACCACGACTTCTTTGTGCTCTCGGACGAGATATATGAGAAGATAATCTATGGTGGAGAGCACGTGAGCATAGGCGCCTTCGAGGGGATGCAGGAGAGGACAATCACAGTCAACGGGTTTTCTAAGGCGTATGCCATGACAGGATGGAGGCTGGGGTATGCGGCGGCTCCCGAGTGGATTATAAGGGGCATGCTAAAGATACAGTCCCACTCGGTGAGCCATCCGACATCGTTTGTCCAGAGGGCTGGAGTGGCAGCCCTCAGCGGCGACCAGAGCGAGGTCGAGCACATGAGGGCACAGTTCGAAAGAAGGAGGGACGTGCTCATAGAGGGGCTCTGGCGCCTGGGCATGGAGTGTCCCAAGCCAGAGGGGGCGTTCTACGTGTTTGCCCATGTGGGTAGGTGGGGCACCGGGGATGAGGTGGCAGAGAGACTGCTCAACGAGGCACTCGTTGCCCTCACACCCGGTACAGCGTTTGGGAGTGCGTACAGGGATTATGTGCGGATATCGTATGCCGCCAGCATCGAGCAGCTTCAGGAGGCGCTGAAGAGGATGGAGGCTGTGCTGTGA
- a CDS encoding metallophosphoesterase, whose product MIGAISDTHDCIEAARAAVELFNDEGVKYVLHAGDVVSPFMARPLSGLECPLYLVYGNNDGDRLALKQFFEGAGFFVLGEFGVVEGIALLHGTNPELPAALAASGMYRFVVCGHTHRPEVRRIGTCTLVNPGECSGVLTGRRTVALISEDGARIVEI is encoded by the coding sequence GTGATAGGTGCCATTTCAGATACCCACGACTGCATCGAGGCTGCGCGCGCTGCCGTGGAGCTGTTCAATGACGAGGGTGTGAAGTACGTGCTGCACGCTGGAGACGTGGTGTCTCCCTTCATGGCAAGGCCCCTCTCTGGGCTTGAGTGTCCTCTGTATTTGGTGTATGGCAACAACGATGGGGACAGGCTCGCCCTCAAGCAGTTCTTTGAAGGGGCGGGCTTCTTTGTTCTTGGGGAGTTTGGTGTGGTGGAGGGCATAGCCCTGCTGCATGGCACAAATCCAGAGCTACCAGCAGCCCTCGCAGCCTCTGGAATGTATCGGTTCGTGGTGTGCGGGCACACCCACCGGCCAGAGGTGAGAAGGATTGGCACCTGCACGCTGGTCAACCCCGGAGAGTGCTCTGGCGTGCTCACGGGAAGGCGTACGGTGGCGCTGATATCCGAGGATGGGGCGAGAATAGTGGAGATATAG
- a CDS encoding nucleoside recognition domain-containing protein: protein MLELAVEALVQTAVFLARVVPFMAGGIFLMEVLVELGWIDRMARLTLPLTRAAHLCDEVGVSFLTAFGSPSAANAILRRMYDGGHIDEREMMVGAVMNSFPSVVTHWRTMIPVLIPLLGWHGLVLILLLTIAGLMKTSIIMLYGRLTLVGRGRCTPPSSSQRRSLDGREAAGVALARTISALRRILKLMVPISILVFFLIGAGIFNMLSESLHFVQPYLPIPNEGLPIVATQLASQFGAYIIAGGLLDNGVLTGEEVVLTLLVGKVLTVVGILRTYMPYYLGIFGPAQGMKILLVSMGLRALTLTLVAGVYYVLAF, encoded by the coding sequence ATGCTCGAACTCGCCGTGGAGGCCCTCGTTCAGACGGCTGTGTTTCTTGCAAGGGTGGTGCCCTTCATGGCAGGGGGCATCTTCCTGATGGAGGTGCTGGTGGAGCTTGGCTGGATAGACAGGATGGCGAGGCTCACACTCCCCCTCACGAGGGCGGCCCACCTGTGCGATGAGGTTGGTGTGAGCTTTCTTACGGCGTTTGGCTCTCCATCTGCCGCAAACGCCATCCTCAGAAGGATGTACGATGGAGGCCACATAGACGAGAGGGAGATGATGGTGGGCGCGGTAATGAACTCGTTTCCAAGCGTGGTCACCCACTGGAGGACGATGATTCCCGTGCTTATTCCGCTCCTTGGGTGGCATGGGCTGGTGCTCATACTGCTGCTCACCATTGCGGGCCTCATGAAGACATCGATAATCATGCTGTATGGAAGGCTCACGCTGGTGGGGAGAGGAAGGTGTACACCCCCATCCAGCAGTCAGAGGCGCAGCCTCGATGGCAGGGAGGCTGCGGGAGTGGCCCTCGCACGAACGATTTCCGCCCTGCGCCGCATTCTCAAGCTCATGGTGCCCATCAGCATCCTCGTGTTTTTCCTCATAGGGGCTGGCATCTTCAATATGCTCTCTGAGAGCTTGCACTTCGTCCAGCCCTATCTTCCCATACCCAACGAGGGGTTGCCCATAGTGGCAACCCAGCTCGCAAGCCAGTTTGGTGCATATATCATAGCCGGTGGGCTGCTCGACAATGGAGTGCTCACGGGCGAGGAGGTGGTGCTCACCCTTTTGGTGGGCAAGGTGCTCACAGTGGTGGGCATACTCAGGACGTACATGCCCTACTATCTTGGCATATTTGGACCAGCACAGGGAATGAAGATACTCTTGGTATCGATGGGGCTGAGGGCACTGACGCTCACGTTGGTGGCTGGCGTGTACTATGTGCTGGCCTTCTGA
- the argS gene encoding arginine--tRNA ligase, which produces MASGMYLTVRKEIAGWLYDAACGLIGKEPISADEVLMGLGPSRYADISSSLAFRLSRPLGVSPAEAAKMLLSHVGERLEGSPYVERVEATGPYINIHLSMQYCTAVLEKVLKEREHYGKGLREGRVIIEHTSANPNGPLHVGHIRNSIIGDTLARIHRRLGYDVSTMYYVNDMGRQMAIVAWALTRLSLDDTKKPDHAVADVYVEANRLLASDPSLESEITELMIRNEQNDPEVRERFERAVELAVSGIRQSLARMNIHIDTYVHESQCVDSGAVDEVVRRLERSAHTYVEDGALMVDLTHMGIDKPLVIRRRDGTSLYTTRDIAYHIWKARRCDRMIDVLGADHKLVSTQLKAVLEMLGEKKPEIVVFEFVSLPEGSMSTRMGKFISADELLDRVVEHARREVDARRGDMEESERRTIAEAVGIGAVRYDVVKVSPEKDMVFDWKSALDFEKLGAPFIQYAHARACSILRRAGEQTENGELSLLVEPSEQELIKRIGQFTHVLEQCVSELRPHYLAQYARELAEAFNQFYRQCPVLGAPSNLRAPRLTLVRAARYGLAACLETLGIAPLEEM; this is translated from the coding sequence ATGGCGAGTGGCATGTACCTGACGGTGAGAAAAGAGATTGCAGGATGGCTATACGATGCGGCATGTGGGCTTATTGGCAAGGAGCCGATATCAGCGGATGAGGTGCTCATGGGGCTTGGCCCATCGAGATATGCAGACATCTCCAGCTCGCTGGCGTTCAGGCTGTCCAGGCCACTTGGGGTAAGTCCTGCAGAGGCGGCCAAAATGCTGCTCTCACACGTTGGGGAGAGACTTGAGGGCAGCCCATATGTGGAGCGTGTCGAGGCCACGGGTCCCTATATCAACATCCACCTCTCCATGCAGTACTGCACCGCCGTGCTCGAAAAGGTGCTAAAGGAGCGGGAGCATTATGGTAAGGGTCTTAGGGAAGGAAGGGTGATAATAGAGCACACATCGGCCAACCCCAATGGGCCGCTTCATGTGGGGCACATCCGTAACTCCATCATAGGCGATACCCTCGCCCGCATCCACAGAAGGCTGGGCTATGATGTGAGCACGATGTACTATGTGAACGACATGGGACGGCAGATGGCCATCGTGGCATGGGCTCTTACACGGCTCTCCCTCGATGATACCAAAAAGCCAGACCATGCGGTTGCCGATGTGTATGTCGAGGCCAACAGGCTGCTCGCCAGCGACCCCTCGCTCGAGAGCGAAATAACCGAGCTGATGATAAGAAACGAGCAGAACGACCCCGAGGTCAGAGAGAGGTTTGAGAGGGCTGTGGAGCTCGCAGTTTCTGGCATCCGCCAGAGCCTTGCGCGAATGAACATCCACATCGATACGTATGTGCATGAGTCCCAGTGTGTGGACTCGGGGGCAGTCGACGAGGTGGTTCGCAGGCTGGAGCGCAGTGCGCACACGTATGTGGAGGATGGGGCGCTGATGGTGGACCTCACCCACATGGGCATCGACAAACCCCTCGTGATAAGGCGGAGGGATGGCACCTCCCTGTATACCACGAGAGACATCGCATACCACATATGGAAGGCGAGGCGGTGCGATAGGATGATAGACGTGCTGGGTGCCGATCACAAGCTGGTGTCCACCCAGCTCAAGGCGGTGCTCGAGATGCTGGGGGAGAAAAAGCCAGAGATAGTGGTGTTCGAGTTTGTGTCCCTTCCAGAGGGCTCGATGAGCACTCGGATGGGCAAGTTCATATCCGCGGACGAGCTGCTGGATAGGGTGGTGGAGCATGCCCGAAGGGAGGTGGATGCCCGAAGGGGGGACATGGAGGAGAGTGAGAGGCGCACAATAGCCGAGGCGGTGGGCATCGGGGCAGTCAGATATGATGTGGTGAAGGTGTCTCCTGAAAAGGACATGGTGTTCGACTGGAAGAGTGCGCTGGACTTTGAGAAGCTGGGAGCCCCCTTCATACAGTATGCCCACGCGAGGGCGTGCAGCATCCTCAGGCGGGCGGGAGAGCAGACCGAGAATGGCGAGCTCTCTCTCTTGGTGGAACCCTCAGAGCAGGAACTCATAAAGCGTATTGGGCAATTCACCCACGTGCTCGAGCAGTGTGTGAGCGAACTCAGGCCCCACTATCTTGCCCAGTATGCCCGCGAGCTTGCCGAGGCGTTCAACCAGTTTTACAGACAGTGCCCTGTTCTGGGTGCCCCATCCAACCTCAGGGCGCCAAGGCTCACCCTCGTGAGGGCTGCCCGTTATGGGCTGGCTGCGTGCCTCGAGACACTGGGTATTGCGCCCTTGGAGGAGATGTAG
- a CDS encoding Hsp20/alpha crystallin family protein, whose product MERWSPFREFRRLQEDFAQLMSELERSWLPKMRMGEPAERWSRAPVAESSEMREPHMDVVEREDEFVVSVELPGVKKENIELTMVDNVLRVKAKREEEVEKKEGNYLYRERTYRGYHRSIPLPVDVDADRAEATFKNGVLEVRLPKVAAERMSRIEVK is encoded by the coding sequence ATGGAGAGGTGGTCACCGTTCAGAGAATTCAGAAGGCTGCAGGAGGATTTCGCCCAGCTCATGAGCGAGCTTGAGAGAAGCTGGCTTCCAAAAATGCGCATGGGTGAGCCTGCTGAGAGGTGGTCAAGAGCCCCAGTGGCTGAGTCCTCTGAGATGAGAGAGCCCCACATGGACGTGGTCGAGAGGGAGGACGAGTTCGTGGTCAGCGTGGAGCTGCCTGGTGTGAAGAAGGAGAACATCGAGCTCACCATGGTGGACAACGTGCTCAGGGTCAAGGCCAAGCGTGAGGAAGAGGTGGAGAAGAAGGAGGGGAACTACCTCTACAGGGAGCGCACGTACAGGGGATACCATCGGTCCATCCCGCTGCCCGTGGATGTGGATGCCGACAGGGCAGAAGCCACGTTTAAGAATGGTGTGCTCGAGGTGAGGCTGCCCAAGGTGGCTGCAGAAAGGATGAGCAGGATAGAAGTGAAGTAA
- a CDS encoding metallophosphoesterase, producing MSLPTLDEQVELIESATRILSRMPNLVERSAHHVLIVGDVHGSPTTLKHLEWLLEEHNFELVVFLGDYVDRGSAQIEAVDFVLRLLIECPHRVILLRGNHELPYLNYRYHFFRAVLGAYPEHVWHLFNQCFAQLPYCLVLNGEGILMHGGISKDIVHIRALNTHPKGMLEPPDEVQQLLWNDPYDFEGTFAPNVFRAGFWLFSRTALEEFLEANSLCWLIRAHEPVAGGYEPRWDGLLTTVFSCPEGSPDGRAAVLVLEDEKRTVVHIG from the coding sequence ATGTCTCTGCCAACTCTTGATGAGCAGGTTGAGCTGATAGAGAGCGCCACCCGCATTCTGAGCAGAATGCCCAACTTGGTGGAAAGAAGTGCCCACCATGTGCTTATTGTGGGGGATGTTCATGGAAGCCCCACTACCTTAAAGCATCTGGAGTGGCTGCTGGAGGAGCACAATTTCGAGCTGGTGGTGTTCCTCGGCGATTACGTGGATAGGGGGAGCGCCCAGATAGAGGCAGTGGACTTCGTGCTGAGGCTGCTCATAGAGTGCCCCCATCGTGTGATACTCCTGAGGGGAAACCACGAGCTCCCCTATCTGAACTACAGGTACCACTTCTTTCGAGCGGTGCTCGGTGCATACCCTGAGCACGTTTGGCACCTCTTCAATCAGTGCTTTGCCCAGCTGCCCTACTGCCTCGTGCTCAATGGAGAGGGCATCCTGATGCATGGTGGGATTTCCAAAGACATCGTGCACATAAGAGCCCTCAACACACATCCAAAGGGCATGCTCGAGCCACCAGATGAGGTGCAGCAGCTGCTGTGGAATGACCCATACGACTTTGAGGGCACGTTTGCTCCAAACGTGTTCAGGGCAGGGTTCTGGTTGTTTTCGAGGACCGCCCTCGAGGAGTTTTTAGAGGCGAACTCGCTATGCTGGCTCATCAGGGCACACGAGCCAGTGGCTGGTGGCTACGAGCCTCGATGGGACGGACTTCTCACCACGGTGTTCTCCTGCCCAGAGGGCTCCCCAGATGGAAGGGCGGCGGTGCTCGTGCTCGAGGACGAAAAGCGCACGGTGGTGCATATCGGATGA
- a CDS encoding methyltransferase domain-containing protein, with protein sequence MARKKFSLPMEHDADGMRFATPERVAAYRARRLSCATLLEIGCGIGGQTIAFARTCERVMAVDIDPVKVECAKRNCRRAGVENVEFFVADGASEEFASTIEEVDYVFCDPTRAPAEPTRTLESLNPSPTRLLSLYKGVCRGLAIEAPPQLAPDRVPLRCEREYLSLDGTLNRLTLYFGELMECERSCVSLSDHESRLCSGGEGKVEIVDAVSPLCFEPDPALIKAGLLRRLAHVLKETLRILVWDEKRCLLTSEHMLHSPFLVHSFLVVAHLKGGDAIKRANELLKERAKRVLIRGSLSPREYWGVRGALERGIHGNEVFHAFLRDDEVLLLKLIA encoded by the coding sequence ATGGCGAGAAAAAAGTTCTCATTGCCGATGGAGCACGATGCCGATGGGATGAGGTTTGCCACCCCAGAGAGGGTGGCAGCCTACCGTGCAAGAAGGCTTTCGTGCGCAACGCTTCTCGAGATAGGGTGTGGCATTGGAGGGCAGACCATCGCCTTTGCCCGCACGTGCGAGAGGGTGATGGCGGTGGACATAGACCCCGTGAAGGTGGAGTGTGCCAAAAGAAACTGCAGAAGGGCGGGCGTTGAGAACGTGGAGTTCTTCGTGGCGGATGGCGCCTCAGAAGAGTTCGCCTCCACAATCGAGGAGGTGGACTACGTGTTCTGCGACCCCACAAGAGCCCCTGCCGAGCCCACGAGAACACTGGAAAGCCTCAACCCCAGCCCAACAAGGCTGCTCTCTCTATACAAGGGGGTGTGCAGGGGTCTTGCCATCGAGGCTCCGCCCCAGCTTGCGCCCGATAGAGTTCCCCTAAGGTGCGAGAGGGAGTATCTCAGCTTAGATGGCACACTCAACAGGCTAACGCTGTACTTTGGAGAGCTGATGGAATGTGAGAGGTCGTGCGTGAGCCTTTCCGACCATGAAAGCAGGCTGTGCTCAGGTGGGGAGGGCAAGGTGGAGATAGTGGATGCCGTGAGCCCCCTCTGCTTTGAGCCAGACCCTGCCCTCATAAAGGCGGGGCTGCTGAGAAGGCTCGCCCACGTGCTCAAAGAGACGCTAAGGATACTTGTGTGGGACGAAAAGCGGTGTCTTCTCACATCAGAGCACATGCTCCACTCACCCTTTCTCGTTCACTCCTTTCTGGTCGTGGCACATCTGAAGGGAGGTGATGCCATAAAGAGGGCAAACGAGCTTCTGAAAGAGAGGGCAAAGCGAGTGCTCATTCGGGGCTCCCTTTCTCCAAGAGAGTACTGGGGGGTGAGGGGTGCCCTCGAGAGGGGCATCCATGGGAATGAGGTGTTCCATGCATTTTTGAGAGATGACGAGGTGCTGCTGCTAAAGCTGATTGCATGA
- a CDS encoding Kae1-associated kinase Bud32: MSEIIGRGAEAIIIRKGDRVIKHRLSKGYRIPQLDERIRRERTRLEAKLTSMARRCGVPTPIVYDVDEFDLVLEYIEGISLKQCLNEALSMRAGKMAATLHKGGIVHYDLTTSNMLLDRHDRLYLIDFGLAAFDSSIEGFGVDVHLYLQSVRATHADEALTSAFLKGYRSASPLFDEVMDRVKEIERRARYL; the protein is encoded by the coding sequence ATGAGCGAGATAATTGGAAGGGGAGCCGAGGCCATAATAATCCGAAAGGGGGACAGGGTAATCAAGCACAGGCTCAGCAAAGGATACCGCATCCCACAGCTCGACGAGCGAATAAGAAGGGAGCGCACTCGACTCGAGGCAAAGCTCACCAGCATGGCACGAAGGTGCGGCGTGCCCACGCCAATCGTGTACGATGTGGACGAGTTCGACCTCGTCCTCGAGTACATCGAGGGTATCTCGCTCAAGCAATGCCTCAATGAGGCGCTCTCGATGAGAGCTGGAAAGATGGCTGCCACTCTGCACAAAGGAGGAATCGTGCACTACGACCTTACTACCTCCAACATGCTGCTCGACCGCCACGATAGGCTCTATCTGATAGACTTCGGGCTCGCGGCATTCGACAGCAGCATAGAGGGGTTCGGGGTGGACGTGCACCTATATCTGCAAAGCGTGAGGGCAACGCATGCCGACGAGGCGCTGACATCGGCATTTCTCAAAGGATACAGGAGTGCGAGCCCCCTGTTCGATGAGGTGATGGACAGGGTGAAGGAGATAGAGAGACGGGCAAGGTACCTCTGA